A window of Citrus sinensis cultivar Valencia sweet orange chromosome 7, DVS_A1.0, whole genome shotgun sequence contains these coding sequences:
- the LOC102610324 gene encoding very-long-chain (3R)-3-hydroxyacyl-CoA dehydratase PASTICCINO 2A — MAGCLSLLRRLYLTAYNWTVFAGWAQVLYLALKTLNESGHENVYKAVERPLQLAQTAAVLEILHGLLGLVRSPITATLPQISSRLYVTWGILWSFPQTQNHILVSSLVISWSLTEIIRYSFFGMKEALGFAPSWLLWLRYSTFLLLYPSGITSEVGLIYTALPYIKESEKYCLRMPNKWNFSFDYFYAAILVLGFYVPGSPHMYTYMLGQRKKALSKSKKE, encoded by the exons ATGGCGGGTTGTTTGTCGCTTCTCAGACGCCTGTACCTCACTGCCTACAACTGGACCGTCTTTGCCGGATG GGCCCAGGTTTTGTACCTTGCTTTGAAGACTTTAAACGAGTCCGGCCACGAAAATGTCTACAAAGCCGTCGAAAGGCCTCTCCAGCTCGCCCAAACCGCCGCCGTTTTGGAGATTCTTCATGGTCTTCTAG GCTTGGTGAGATCTCCAATAACAGCTACACTGCCACAAATTAGCTCTAGATTGTATGTTACATGGGGCATTTTATGGAGTTTTCCTCAg ACTCAGAATCATATACTTGTTAGTTCATTGGTGATCAGCTGGTCCTTAACTGAG ATTATTCGCTACTCTTTCTTTGGCATGAAGGAGGCACTTGGTTTTGCACCTTCATGGCTCTTGTGGCTGAG GTATAGCACATTTTTGCTGTTGTATCCATCTGGCATTACGAGTGAAGTTGGTCTTATTTACACTGCCCTTccatacataaaa GAATCCGAGAAGTATTGTCTTAGAATGCCAAACAAATGGAATTTCTCTTTTGACTACTTCTACGCTGCAATTCTTGTGCTTGGATTCTATGTGCCAG GTAGTCCTcatatgtatacatatatgCTTGGGCAGAGGAAGAAAGCCCTTTCGAAAtcaaaaaaagagtaa